Sequence from the Longimicrobium sp. genome:
GCGCTTCAGCATGGGGGGGCAGATCGGCACGGAGGGGGCGCTGCACATCGACATGCGCCGCCTGCGCCGCATCGTACGGATCGACACGGCGGCGCGCACCATCACCGTGCAGGCCGGCGCGACGTGGCGGCAGATCCAGGAAGCCATCGACCCGCACGGCCTCTCGGTGAAGGTGATGCAGTCATACGGCAACTTCACCGTGGGCGGCTCGCTCTCGGTGAACGTGCACGGCCGCTACGTGGGGCTGGGGCCAGTCGTCTCCACCGTGCGCTCCATCCGCATGGTGCTGGCGGACGGGAGCGCCATCGCCGCCTCGCCCACCGAGAACGCGGAGATCTTCTACGGCGTGATCGGCGGGTACGGCGGCCTGGGGGTCATCACCGAGGCCACGCTGGAGCTGGCGCCCAACGTCCGCGTGCGCCGCACCCGCCGCCGCATGCCGGTGGACGAGTACCTGCGCTACTTCCGCTCGACGATCCGCGAGAACCCAAAGATCGTCTTCCACAACGCGGACATCTATCCCAACGAGTACGACCGGGTCAGCGCGGTCACCTTCACCGAGACCGCCGACGCCGTCACTGTCCCGGAGCGGCTGATCCCGCGCCGCGAGTCGTACCCGGGGAGCCGCTTCGCGCAGCGGGTGATCACCGGGTGGCCGGGGGGGAAGGAGATCCGCGAGCACGTGCTAGACCCGTGGCTGCACCGCAATTCCCCCGTCGTATGGCGCAACTACGAGGCGAGCTACGACGTGGCCGAGCTGGAGCCGTCGTCGCGAGAGGAGTACACCTACGTCCTGCAGGAGTACTTCATCCCCATCGGCCGCTTCGACGCCTTCGTGCCGCGCATGCGCGAGGTGCTGACGCGCCACGACGTGAACGTCGTCAACGTCTCCATCCGCCACGCCACCGCCGATCCGGGCACCCTGCTGGCCTGGGCGCCGGAGGAGGTGTTCGCGTTCGTCCTCTACTACAAGCAGCGCACGGACGCCGAGTCGCGCCAGAAGGTGGCCCGCTGGACGCGGGAGCTGGCGGATGCGGCGCTGGCCTCGGGCGGGCGCTGGTACCTGCCGTACCAGCCGCACGCGACCCCCGCGCAGTTCCACCGCGCATATCCGCGCGCTGACCGCTTCTTTGCGCTCAAGCGGCGCCTGGACCCGAACAACCGCTTCCGCAACCGGCTGTGGGATCGCTACGACCCCGCCGGGCCCGCGCGCATGGAGCTGGCCCCGGCCGAGCGCGCCGCGGTGGACCGCATGCCGGGCTACCGCCGCCCCGAGTCGCAGAGCTACCTGAGCCACCCGGAGTGGTTCATCGTCTACAGCTCCGTGGAATACGCGGAGTGGACGCGCGACCGGCTGCCGACCGGCTTCGCGTACGCCAGCTCCATCGGGCAGTTCTGGCGCAACTGGGGCCACGCGTCGCGCGCCAGCCGCGCGGAGAACCCGCCCAACAGCCAGTACTCCATCATGCTGGGCGTGATCGGCGTGAGCCACTCGGTGGAGTACAGCCTGCGCGGCGCGTACGAGAACACCGTCGGCCGCTTCAGCGCGTGGACGTCCGGCGGCAAGGCGACCGCCGAGGACCGCTTCGCGCACCAGGTTGCGGCGGACTACGCGCGCTTCATCCACACCATCCCGTGGTACCGCTACCCCTTCGGCGCGCAGCTGCGGAAGCTGTGGAGCGATGTGCCGATGTGGGGCCCGCACGCCTTCCGCAAATGGGAGCGGCGGCTAGCGTTGAGCGTGGAGTACGGGATCAAGGCCGGCTACGCATCCGCCCTCGGCTGGGCGACCGGGACGGCGTACGCGCCGCAGGAGCTGAAGATGGGCCTGGTCGTCTTCGGCGACACCGCGTCCTTTGCCGCGGGCGACCGGCGCGTGCTGGAGCGGCGGCCGCTGGGCGCCAACCACTCGCTGATCACCGCCGAGCGCTACGCCGCGTTCAGCGGCCTGCTGCTGGAGCGCGCCCGCCGCGACAGCGTGCCCATCGTGGAGATCGCCGGCAACGACGACATCGTGGTGACCGGCATCGCCCCGGCGGACTGGCGCTACGTGGGCCCCGAAGCCGAGTTCCTGTACGCCCTGCCGCTGGCCAACGACGCGCGGCGAATCCGCCCCGTGCTCAAGGTGCACACGCGCGACCTGCTCCCCTTCCTGCGCCGCATGGAGGCGGAGAAGCGGATGCGGGTCGACCACGTCTACGACTACTGAGGAGAGATTCGATGCTGAGGAAAGTGACGTTCGTGATGGGGCTGTTCGGGGTGGTCGTGGTCGCGCTGGGCTGGATTCCCGGCATCTCGCCGCACGAGGGCCACGAGCGGATGATGTTCAACGCCTTCGCCATCAGC
This genomic interval carries:
- a CDS encoding FAD-binding oxidoreductase, which encodes MKPTTAPGDQGSTSAAKKPPADGAPRARRHVRFGRALGRGVRRIARVVGWTVLLVGLLTLGMTVYGIAKTPVIGAVSGPTVNDVTQLNRIEVARVIAPTAEAEIAAAIRGASGPVSIGGGRFSMGGQIGTEGALHIDMRRLRRIVRIDTAARTITVQAGATWRQIQEAIDPHGLSVKVMQSYGNFTVGGSLSVNVHGRYVGLGPVVSTVRSIRMVLADGSAIAASPTENAEIFYGVIGGYGGLGVITEATLELAPNVRVRRTRRRMPVDEYLRYFRSTIRENPKIVFHNADIYPNEYDRVSAVTFTETADAVTVPERLIPRRESYPGSRFAQRVITGWPGGKEIREHVLDPWLHRNSPVVWRNYEASYDVAELEPSSREEYTYVLQEYFIPIGRFDAFVPRMREVLTRHDVNVVNVSIRHATADPGTLLAWAPEEVFAFVLYYKQRTDAESRQKVARWTRELADAALASGGRWYLPYQPHATPAQFHRAYPRADRFFALKRRLDPNNRFRNRLWDRYDPAGPARMELAPAERAAVDRMPGYRRPESQSYLSHPEWFIVYSSVEYAEWTRDRLPTGFAYASSIGQFWRNWGHASRASRAENPPNSQYSIMLGVIGVSHSVEYSLRGAYENTVGRFSAWTSGGKATAEDRFAHQVAADYARFIHTIPWYRYPFGAQLRKLWSDVPMWGPHAFRKWERRLALSVEYGIKAGYASALGWATGTAYAPQELKMGLVVFGDTASFAAGDRRVLERRPLGANHSLITAERYAAFSGLLLERARRDSVPIVEIAGNDDIVVTGIAPADWRYVGPEAEFLYALPLANDARRIRPVLKVHTRDLLPFLRRMEAEKRMRVDHVYDY